Proteins encoded in a region of the Streptomyces sp. NBC_01471 genome:
- a CDS encoding Cmx/CmrA family chloramphenicol efflux MFS transporter, whose translation MPFAVYVLGLAVFAQGTSEFMLSGLISGIATDLNVSLAAAGLLTSAFAVGMVIGAPLMALASRTWPRRRALLLFLSVFIAVHVLGALTPGYGVLLATRFAGAVANAGFWAVALTTAVSLVPAQLKARATAVVVGGVTVACVVGVPAGAVLGERWGWRSAFWAVALVSVPAVLAVVRSIPGGRPDAESAPVPVRTELRVLTRPRIRRTLLTMALVQGATFCTFSYLEPLLTKESGLPAGWVPVALALFGVGSFLGVTVAGRFADLRPTALIAAGMTALALGWSALALTAGSAPVALALILAQGAFAFGTGTALIARVLGQAPEAPTLAGAFCTTAFNLGATLGPWAGGLALDAGFGYRAPVWASGALMGCALITAGARRVRVRVRKSMY comes from the coding sequence GTGCCATTCGCTGTCTACGTCCTCGGGCTCGCGGTCTTCGCCCAGGGCACATCGGAGTTCATGCTGTCCGGGCTCATCTCGGGCATCGCCACCGACCTGAACGTCTCCCTGGCCGCAGCAGGTCTGCTGACCTCGGCCTTCGCCGTCGGGATGGTGATCGGCGCGCCCCTCATGGCGCTCGCCAGCCGCACCTGGCCCCGGCGCCGTGCGCTGCTGCTGTTCCTCTCGGTGTTCATCGCCGTGCATGTCCTCGGGGCGCTGACCCCGGGTTACGGAGTGCTCCTGGCGACCCGTTTCGCCGGGGCCGTCGCCAACGCGGGCTTCTGGGCCGTGGCCTTGACGACCGCCGTCTCCCTGGTGCCCGCGCAGTTGAAGGCGCGGGCCACGGCCGTCGTGGTCGGCGGGGTCACCGTGGCCTGTGTGGTCGGGGTGCCCGCCGGGGCGGTGCTGGGGGAGCGGTGGGGGTGGCGGTCGGCGTTCTGGGCGGTCGCCCTCGTCTCCGTACCGGCAGTCCTGGCCGTCGTCCGGAGCATCCCGGGCGGCCGGCCCGACGCCGAATCCGCCCCCGTCCCCGTCCGCACCGAACTCCGGGTCCTGACCCGTCCCCGCATCCGGCGCACGCTGCTCACGATGGCCCTGGTCCAGGGGGCGACCTTCTGCACGTTCTCCTATCTGGAACCGCTCCTCACGAAGGAGAGCGGTCTGCCCGCCGGATGGGTACCGGTCGCCCTCGCCCTCTTCGGCGTGGGCTCGTTCCTGGGCGTCACCGTCGCGGGCCGGTTCGCGGACCTCCGCCCCACAGCCCTCATCGCGGCAGGCATGACCGCCCTCGCGCTGGGCTGGAGCGCCCTGGCCCTGACGGCGGGCAGTGCGCCGGTGGCCCTCGCACTGATCCTGGCCCAGGGGGCGTTCGCCTTCGGCACCGGTACGGCGCTGATCGCCCGCGTCCTCGGCCAGGCCCCCGAAGCCCCGACGCTCGCGGGCGCCTTCTGCACGACCGCCTTCAACCTGGGCGCCACGCTGGGCCCTTGGGCGGGCGGCCTGGCCCTGGACGCCGGATTCGGCTACCGGGCGCCGGTCTGGGCGAGCGGTGCGCTGATGGGGTGCGCGCTGATCACGGCCGGGGCGCGGCGGGTACGGGTGCGGGTCAGGAAGTCCATGTATTAA
- a CDS encoding DUF4232 domain-containing protein, with amino-acid sequence MRVKKISALALIVAAAGVSLTACGSSDGSSASAANNSKSTVASSSTGDKGSASDSSSSASSGSSTGSSTGSSTGSSTGSSTGSSTGGKLTTKTQSATSGATCNADHLDLSASSTGAQNEMVINMKNTGPSSCTMHGFPGVQLIGPDGLGDTGPDAARTDTSGSTVTIAHGEETRFLLHYIPDTSGSGKTYTRLAVTPPNEKISEIVNLNKLAITIAAPSGGHAPDVYVDPVGYHTGSGK; translated from the coding sequence ATGCGCGTCAAGAAGATCTCCGCCCTCGCCCTGATCGTCGCCGCTGCCGGCGTCTCGCTGACCGCGTGCGGCAGCAGCGACGGATCGAGTGCCTCCGCCGCCAACAACAGCAAGTCCACCGTCGCGAGCAGCTCCACCGGCGACAAGGGCTCGGCCTCGGACTCCTCCTCGTCCGCCTCGTCCGGATCCAGCACCGGGTCCAGCACCGGGTCCAGCACCGGATCCAGCACCGGATCCAGCACCGGATCCAGCACCGGCGGAAAGCTCACCACCAAGACCCAGTCCGCGACGTCGGGCGCCACGTGCAACGCGGACCACCTCGACCTCAGCGCCTCCTCCACCGGGGCCCAGAACGAGATGGTCATCAACATGAAGAACACCGGGCCCAGCTCGTGCACCATGCACGGCTTCCCCGGCGTCCAGCTCATCGGCCCCGACGGCCTCGGCGACACCGGGCCCGACGCCGCCCGCACCGACACCTCCGGCTCCACCGTCACCATCGCGCACGGCGAGGAGACCCGCTTCCTGCTCCACTACATCCCGGACACCAGCGGCTCCGGCAAGACCTACACGCGGCTCGCCGTCACCCCGCCCAACGAGAAGATCTCGGAGATCGTGAACCTCAACAAGCTGGCCATCACCATCGCCGCCCCCAGCGGCGGCCACGCCCCCGACGTCTACGTCGACCCGGTCGGCTACCACACCGGCTCCGGCAAGTGA